One stretch of Muribaculum intestinale DNA includes these proteins:
- a CDS encoding lipocalin-like domain-containing protein — translation MRKISVLLVAAICCFMTASAQKVDLGSLLGKLSSATKDSTATAGSTSSAGLGGVLGSLLSNVLGNDKITTDDMVGTWQYSSPAVAFKSDDLLKKAGGAAASAAVEQKLAEYYKMIGFDGMTLTVADDKSFTMKSSRLSLSGTVEQGSEAGEILFKFTALKKIPLGSYTAHVSIVAGRMTITFDTTRLMALVNTISKFAGSTSLSALNSVLQQFDGMEAGFAMTKQR, via the coding sequence ATGAGAAAGATATCAGTATTGCTTGTCGCTGCTATATGCTGTTTCATGACAGCATCTGCTCAGAAAGTCGATTTAGGCTCATTGCTTGGCAAACTCTCGTCAGCCACAAAGGATTCTACCGCAACTGCCGGATCGACATCATCCGCCGGTCTTGGCGGGGTTCTCGGAAGCCTTCTGTCCAATGTGCTTGGCAACGATAAGATTACCACTGACGACATGGTCGGCACATGGCAGTACTCCTCGCCTGCAGTTGCCTTCAAGAGCGATGACTTGCTGAAAAAAGCCGGAGGAGCTGCGGCCTCGGCTGCCGTAGAGCAGAAACTCGCGGAATATTACAAAATGATAGGTTTTGACGGAATGACTCTTACTGTAGCTGATGACAAAAGTTTTACGATGAAGAGTTCGCGTCTGTCGCTTTCCGGCACTGTAGAGCAAGGTTCTGAGGCCGGCGAAATCCTGTTTAAATTTACTGCGCTTAAAAAGATTCCTCTTGGCAGTTACACGGCCCATGTATCTATTGTCGCCGGACGCATGACAATTACGTTTGATACGACCAGACTTATGGCTTTGGTCAATACCATATCCAAGTTTGCCGGCAGTACCTCATTGTCAGCGCTGAATTCCGTGCTTCAGCAGTTCGACGGAATGGAAGCTGGTTTTGCCATGACCAAACAACGATAA
- a CDS encoding ABC transporter permease — protein MKNPIFDIDNWREITAMLSRNKTRTFLTAFGIFWGTAMLAMLMGGAQGVRGLMMRNFDGFATNSAFIFSSNTTRAYKGYQKGREWSLTQGDVDALRVGVPEIDAISGIVQAGGAVSYRDKSYVNGNILGFTPDYYQVMEPMLIEGRLLNESDEMQLRKNCLIGARVASELFGTESPIGKYVQANNIYYHVVGVVRPRNDNINIGGNMEEMLMLPLAVMRQNYNLGEKVYYVAFTVRDGCTPGKLRGRIKRILQSRHTISPEDDEAVPYWDISEDFEQVDGLFSGIDLLAIFVGFGSLLAGIIGVGNIMWIIVKERTQEIGIRRAIGARPRDIIAQILSEAVVLTTVAGVGGICFAVFILAVAGRLTAGPDGSEVSFQLAFSTAFAILGVFLVLGMGAGIIPAVKAMRIKPIEALNDN, from the coding sequence ATGAAAAATCCGATTTTCGATATAGATAACTGGCGAGAGATTACAGCTATGCTATCTCGCAATAAGACCCGTACTTTCCTTACCGCATTCGGTATATTCTGGGGTACAGCCATGCTCGCGATGCTTATGGGTGGCGCGCAGGGTGTCCGTGGCCTTATGATGCGCAATTTCGACGGTTTTGCCACAAATTCCGCATTTATATTCTCGAGCAATACAACCCGGGCATACAAAGGATACCAGAAAGGACGTGAATGGAGTCTCACGCAAGGCGATGTGGATGCATTGCGTGTCGGAGTTCCGGAAATTGACGCCATTAGTGGTATCGTACAGGCAGGCGGTGCTGTGTCCTATCGCGATAAAAGTTACGTCAACGGCAATATTCTCGGGTTTACTCCGGATTATTATCAAGTGATGGAACCTATGCTCATAGAGGGACGTCTGCTCAATGAAAGCGACGAGATGCAGTTACGTAAAAATTGCCTTATCGGAGCCAGGGTGGCAAGCGAACTGTTTGGCACTGAGTCGCCTATAGGCAAATACGTACAGGCCAACAATATATATTATCATGTAGTTGGCGTGGTGCGTCCTCGTAACGATAATATAAATATCGGCGGCAATATGGAAGAAATGCTTATGCTTCCGCTCGCTGTGATGCGGCAGAATTATAATCTCGGAGAAAAGGTATATTATGTCGCATTCACCGTTCGTGATGGATGCACACCGGGCAAATTGCGCGGTCGCATAAAGCGTATTCTCCAGAGCCGCCACACAATATCGCCTGAAGATGACGAAGCTGTTCCTTACTGGGATATCTCTGAAGATTTCGAACAGGTTGACGGGCTATTCAGCGGAATAGATCTTCTCGCGATTTTCGTAGGATTCGGCTCTCTGCTCGCAGGTATAATCGGAGTGGGTAATATCATGTGGATTATCGTCAAGGAGCGTACACAGGAGATTGGCATACGCCGTGCCATCGGCGCCCGGCCTCGCGATATAATAGCGCAGATTCTTTCCGAGGCAGTAGTGCTTACCACTGTTGCCGGTGTGGGTGGAATATGTTTTGCGGTATTCATACTCGCGGTCGCCGGAAGGCTTACGGCCGGTCCCGACGGTTCGGAAGTCAGTTTTCAGTTGGCGTTTTCCACAGCGTTCGCCATACTTGGAGTATTCCTTGTGCTTGGCATGGGCGCCGGTATTATCCCGGCTGTAAAGGCTATGCGCATAAAACCTATTGAAGCGTTGAATGACAATTAA
- a CDS encoding efflux RND transporter periplasmic adaptor subunit — translation MRKASRIIIWTIVVLLFVGTFVYLFLNSREKSVNYELVSPSTGNISRTTVLTGKIEPRDEIEIKPQISGIISEINVEAGDMVRAGDVIARIKVIPEESQLSAAQSRVSTAKIVLDQARQLFDRTRGLYERKFVAREEYEQSETEYKKAVQELDAAEDALRIVREGVSSYNATESNTLVRATIDGQVLEVPVKVGTSVIQANTMNDGTTVAKVADMRNLIFRGKVDETEVGLLRTGMSTTISIGALPDVMPAAVIEYIAPKSTEENGSNTFEIKAAIEVPDSVNLRAGYSANATITLARADSVMTLPESVVEWGGDSAYVYVLTDTVPEHKFERKAISTGLSDGINIQVKGGINADDRLRGSEISGK, via the coding sequence ATGAGGAAAGCCTCACGTATTATTATCTGGACAATAGTCGTCCTGCTGTTTGTAGGCACATTCGTCTATCTTTTTCTCAATTCTCGTGAAAAAAGTGTAAACTATGAGCTTGTTAGCCCGTCAACAGGCAACATAAGCCGTACTACTGTGCTGACCGGAAAGATTGAGCCGCGCGATGAGATTGAAATCAAGCCTCAGATATCTGGCATCATATCCGAAATCAACGTAGAGGCCGGCGACATGGTCCGTGCCGGCGATGTGATAGCCCGTATTAAGGTGATTCCTGAAGAGTCGCAGCTTTCGGCGGCACAGTCAAGGGTGTCAACTGCAAAAATTGTGCTTGACCAGGCGCGTCAGCTATTTGATCGCACACGCGGTCTTTATGAACGCAAGTTTGTTGCCCGGGAAGAGTACGAACAGTCGGAGACTGAATATAAGAAAGCCGTTCAGGAACTTGATGCCGCGGAAGATGCGCTCCGTATTGTCCGTGAGGGTGTCAGTTCATACAACGCTACTGAGTCTAACACTCTTGTGCGTGCCACCATTGACGGCCAGGTGCTTGAGGTGCCCGTAAAAGTCGGCACATCTGTCATTCAGGCCAATACAATGAACGATGGTACGACTGTGGCAAAGGTTGCCGATATGCGCAATCTTATATTCCGCGGTAAAGTAGATGAAACTGAAGTCGGGCTACTGAGAACCGGAATGTCGACCACCATATCGATTGGTGCTCTTCCCGATGTTATGCCTGCGGCAGTAATCGAATATATTGCTCCTAAGTCAACCGAAGAAAACGGCTCCAACACGTTTGAGATTAAAGCAGCCATTGAGGTGCCCGATTCTGTGAATCTCCGTGCCGGATATAGTGCAAACGCTACAATTACGCTGGCTCGTGCCGATTCGGTTATGACACTTCCGGAGTCGGTGGTAGAGTGGGGTGGCGACTCTGCTTATGTATATGTTCTTACAGATACAGTGCCTGAACATAAATTTGAGCGCAAAGCCATATCTACCGGTCTTTCCGATGGTATCAACATTCAGGTTAAGGGTGGAATTAACGCTGACGACCGTTTGCGCGGCAGTGAAATTTCAGGAAAATGA
- the uvrB gene encoding excinuclease ABC subunit UvrB yields MEFQLQSEYSPTGDQPEAIRQLVDGINDGVPAQTLLGVTGSGKTFTMANVIARVNRPTLLLSHNKTLAAQLYGEMKQFFPSNAVEYFVSYYDYYQPEAYIPSSDKYIEKDLMINDEIDKLRLATTSALLSGRQDVIVVSSVSCLYGIGNPEDFHASVIDIRVGQKIARNVFLRKLVDALYSRNELELGRGNFRVKGDTVDIRLAYEEITLRVVFWGDEIEAIHTIHAESGTSLGKHDQFKIFPANIFVTSRERVGQAIAKMEIDLGEQVDFFRREAKEIEASRLYERTTYDIEMIREIGHCSGIENYSRYFDGREPGMRPFCLLDYFPKDFLTIIDESHVTIPQIRAMYGGDVSRKMNLVEYGFRLPAALDNRPLKFNEFESLTSQTVYVSATPADYELEKSDGVIVEQLIRPTGLLDPVIEVRPSLNQIDDLMEEIQLRIERGERVLVTTLTKRMAEELNEFMLKMRIKAAYIHSDVDTLDRIRILDDLRSGTYDVLIGVNLLREGLDLPEVSLVAILDADKEGFLRSHRSLTQTVGRAARNLNGTVIMYADKITDSMRLTIEETERRRAIQLAYNEEHGITPQAIVKARQAIIGIDEDTETVSHSSDGKRLQSHKKERGVAISKSKLVPYMQEYTHKVDIAADPIVPYMNRDELQRSITRLRTEMVAAAKAMDFMEAARMRDEILQMEEHLSRLSE; encoded by the coding sequence ATGGAATTTCAGCTACAGTCAGAATATTCACCAACTGGCGATCAGCCTGAAGCAATCCGCCAGCTTGTGGATGGCATCAATGATGGTGTGCCCGCGCAGACCCTTCTTGGAGTTACCGGCTCCGGCAAGACATTTACTATGGCTAATGTCATTGCCAGGGTCAACCGTCCCACGCTTTTGCTCAGCCACAATAAGACACTTGCCGCCCAGCTCTACGGAGAAATGAAACAGTTTTTCCCAAGCAATGCGGTAGAATATTTTGTAAGCTATTACGATTATTATCAGCCTGAGGCCTATATACCTTCTTCCGACAAGTATATTGAAAAGGATTTGATGATTAACGATGAAATAGACAAACTGCGTCTCGCTACTACTTCTGCGCTCCTCTCCGGACGTCAGGATGTAATTGTCGTCTCTTCTGTATCATGTCTTTATGGTATTGGTAATCCTGAAGATTTTCATGCTTCGGTAATTGATATCCGTGTCGGACAAAAGATTGCACGTAACGTATTCTTGCGCAAACTTGTAGATGCATTGTATTCTCGCAATGAACTGGAACTCGGCCGCGGTAACTTCCGCGTGAAAGGCGACACTGTAGACATTCGTCTTGCCTATGAGGAAATCACTCTTCGTGTGGTATTCTGGGGCGACGAAATTGAGGCGATACATACCATACATGCTGAATCAGGAACTTCGCTTGGAAAACACGACCAGTTTAAGATATTTCCGGCCAACATTTTTGTGACTTCACGAGAAAGAGTGGGGCAGGCAATAGCGAAGATGGAGATTGACCTTGGCGAGCAGGTCGATTTCTTTCGTCGGGAGGCCAAGGAGATTGAGGCCTCACGCTTATACGAGCGTACTACCTATGACATCGAAATGATACGGGAAATCGGTCATTGCAGCGGAATAGAGAATTATTCACGTTATTTCGACGGACGAGAACCCGGGATGCGACCATTCTGTCTACTCGATTATTTTCCTAAGGATTTCCTTACTATAATTGATGAAAGCCATGTTACAATACCTCAGATACGCGCCATGTATGGGGGAGATGTTTCACGAAAAATGAATCTTGTGGAGTACGGTTTCCGTCTGCCTGCGGCCCTTGACAACCGGCCTCTTAAGTTCAATGAATTCGAGTCCCTGACCTCCCAGACTGTCTACGTTTCGGCTACTCCCGCCGATTACGAACTTGAGAAGAGCGATGGTGTCATTGTCGAGCAGCTGATTCGTCCTACGGGACTGCTTGACCCTGTTATCGAAGTGCGTCCGAGTCTCAACCAGATTGATGATCTCATGGAGGAGATTCAGCTACGCATCGAACGTGGAGAGCGTGTCCTGGTCACAACACTTACAAAACGCATGGCCGAGGAGCTAAACGAATTCATGCTCAAAATGCGTATCAAGGCCGCATATATTCACAGCGATGTCGATACTCTCGACCGTATTCGTATTCTTGATGACTTGCGCTCCGGTACATATGATGTACTAATCGGTGTCAACCTGCTTCGAGAGGGTCTCGATCTTCCGGAAGTGTCTCTTGTAGCAATACTTGATGCCGACAAAGAGGGCTTTCTGCGTAGTCACCGCTCGCTTACGCAGACTGTGGGTCGTGCTGCACGAAATCTTAATGGCACTGTAATCATGTATGCCGACAAGATTACCGACTCCATGCGTCTTACAATTGAGGAGACTGAGCGCCGTCGCGCAATCCAACTTGCCTATAACGAGGAACATGGTATCACTCCCCAGGCAATAGTCAAGGCCCGACAGGCAATAATTGGCATTGATGAAGATACAGAGACGGTCTCTCATTCATCTGATGGAAAGAGATTACAGTCGCACAAAAAAGAGCGTGGTGTCGCTATCTCCAAATCCAAACTGGTACCATATATGCAGGAATATACTCACAAAGTCGACATCGCGGCCGACCCGATTGTTCCGTATATGAACCGCGACGAACTACAGCGCTCAATAACTCGCCTGCGTACCGAAATGGTGGCTGCCGCAAAGGCTATGGATTTCATGGAGGCTGCCCGTATGCGCGATGAAATCCTCCAGATGGAGGAGCATCTCAGTCGCCTTTCTGAATGA
- a CDS encoding ABC transporter permease produces the protein MFDLFNEILQTMRTNKLRTILTGIAVAWGIFMLIVLLGFAKGVRTAFEDSPMGQTSNVLQLWSGRTSMPFNGLGAGRTIPVRERDMKALRHDIVDNVSAVSGVLEGNTVVMRSDSSSISSTYSGVYPIMQREEQLRVTNGRFINDRDVNDASKVVVLEERNATTLFGSPQRAIGRILDINGLAFKVVGTYEHRWISSVFIPYSCAKAMNGFSDVLGTIRVNVEGMSTQEEAEAIERSIRESIGRSESFHPDDQSAIWIWNRFSNYLSQQTAMSVLNWIMWIIGLLTLITGVVGVSNIMFVSVRERTHEIGIRRAIGARPRYILTQIILEGVVITTLFGYVGILLGTIAGEIMAYAFADVEFIKDPRVDVGLAFQVTALLVVAGAFAGFFPAMRALKIRPVEALRTE, from the coding sequence ATGTTTGATCTTTTCAACGAAATATTGCAGACCATGCGCACCAACAAGTTGCGCACCATACTTACCGGCATCGCCGTTGCGTGGGGCATATTTATGCTTATTGTGCTGCTTGGTTTTGCAAAGGGTGTGCGTACGGCTTTCGAGGATTCTCCCATGGGGCAGACCAGCAATGTACTACAGTTGTGGAGCGGACGTACATCCATGCCTTTCAATGGATTGGGCGCCGGGCGCACAATCCCGGTCAGAGAGCGCGACATGAAAGCATTGCGGCACGATATTGTCGACAATGTTTCGGCAGTCTCCGGTGTGCTTGAAGGTAACACCGTGGTGATGCGTAGCGATAGCTCAAGCATATCCTCCACCTATTCAGGTGTATATCCGATAATGCAGCGGGAAGAACAGCTGAGAGTTACCAACGGTCGTTTTATCAACGACCGTGATGTTAACGATGCTTCAAAAGTAGTCGTACTTGAAGAGCGCAATGCAACTACCTTATTCGGTTCGCCTCAACGTGCCATAGGACGCATACTGGATATCAATGGACTGGCTTTTAAGGTAGTCGGCACATATGAGCATCGATGGATTTCTTCTGTATTTATACCTTATTCCTGTGCCAAGGCTATGAATGGTTTTTCCGATGTGCTCGGTACGATACGCGTCAACGTAGAGGGCATGTCGACACAGGAAGAGGCCGAGGCTATCGAGCGCTCTATACGTGAATCCATCGGGCGTTCAGAGTCGTTTCATCCTGATGACCAGAGCGCTATATGGATATGGAACCGTTTTTCCAACTATCTGAGCCAACAGACAGCCATGAGTGTGCTCAACTGGATAATGTGGATCATCGGATTGCTTACTCTTATTACCGGTGTGGTCGGCGTGAGCAACATCATGTTTGTAAGTGTGCGCGAACGCACACATGAGATAGGTATTCGTCGTGCTATCGGAGCACGTCCACGATATATTCTTACGCAGATTATTCTTGAAGGAGTTGTGATTACCACTCTTTTCGGTTATGTCGGCATATTGCTTGGCACAATTGCAGGAGAGATAATGGCATATGCCTTTGCTGATGTCGAGTTTATAAAAGATCCACGGGTCGATGTCGGGCTGGCGTTTCAGGTTACGGCGTTGCTTGTTGTTGCCGGTGCTTTTGCCGGTTTTTTCCCTGCAATGCGAGCGTTGAAGATACGTCCGGTGGAAGCATTGCGCACTGAATAG
- a CDS encoding carbohydrate-binding family 9-like protein → MTTQFNNSDILAVPCISELDDMSPDNLITTLDDRGVRRTIEYVTDPKFPYRPLTTFSMAHSNRYIYIDFFVRCNFLRAVNYITNTAVYEDSAVAAMIQPNPGDSTVYVFTFNCIGTVSGFILRPGHDDVAIEPEILGRIQRVASCGSRPFQELEGLFSWNILVGIPLDLLGIYGDSWPMEIKGNFFKCATATSQPHFMSWLPVDGNFPYTLQPDRFGRMILD, encoded by the coding sequence ATGACAACTCAATTCAATAATTCCGACATCCTCGCCGTGCCGTGTATCAGTGAGCTTGACGATATGTCACCTGACAACTTGATTACAACTCTTGATGACCGGGGTGTACGGCGTACGATAGAGTATGTGACAGATCCGAAATTTCCTTATCGGCCTCTGACTACATTCTCTATGGCTCATTCCAATCGATACATATATATTGACTTTTTTGTACGGTGCAATTTCCTTCGTGCGGTGAATTATATTACCAATACTGCCGTATATGAAGACTCGGCTGTGGCGGCAATGATTCAACCTAATCCCGGCGATTCTACAGTATACGTTTTTACATTCAATTGTATTGGTACTGTTTCCGGCTTTATCCTGCGTCCGGGTCATGATGATGTCGCTATAGAGCCGGAGATACTTGGTCGCATACAGAGAGTCGCCTCCTGTGGCTCGCGGCCGTTTCAGGAACTAGAGGGATTGTTCTCATGGAATATTCTTGTCGGAATTCCACTCGACCTGCTTGGCATATACGGAGACTCATGGCCGATGGAGATTAAAGGAAATTTCTTCAAATGCGCTACAGCCACCTCTCAGCCGCATTTTATGAGTTGGCTCCCTGTAGATGGCAATTTTCCGTACACATTGCAGCCCGACCGCTTCGGACGTATGATTCTTGATTGA
- a CDS encoding YgiQ family radical SAM protein: MDKITYTDPTLWLPTSVKEVNALGWDRLDVIIFSGDAYVDHPSFGAAVIGRVLQAHGLKVAIVPQPNWRDDLRDFRKLGRPRLFFGISPGAMDSMVNHYTAARRRRSDDAYTPDARHGMRPDYPTIVYSRALRSIYPDVPIIAGGIEASLRRVSHYDYWQDCLRPSIMVDADVDMILYGMGELSIVQLAERLASGERISQITDLPQSVILRPLSEMPSADSGNIILNSYEECLRDKRLQSANFKHVEQQSNRMHASVIWQPHGDRVVRINPMHPPMTTAQIDASFDLPYTRLPHPRYKGKTIPAWDMIKHSINMHRGCFGGCAFCTISAHQGKFIASRSKESILREARQVTRMADFKGYISDLGGPSANMYRMGGRNLSLCERCMRPSCLHPKVCPNLNNDHGPLLDIYHAVDELPGVKKSFIGSGVRYDLSMHVSGDERVDRNNRRYNEELIRDHVSGRLKIAPEHTCDGVLSVMRKPSFSQFYEFRKIFERVNRTCGLRQQLIPYFISSHPGCREIDMAELAAETRDLNMHLEQVQDFTPTPMTVATEIYYSGYHPYTGERVFCAVSPEEKLAQRQYFFWYDRAYRQGIVASLRRLHRPDLIQRLFPGYNSRFDVSPKTKVAPSSKGRYPGKSNNVASGQKHGSTRKQR, from the coding sequence ATGGACAAAATCACATATACTGACCCTACACTCTGGCTTCCGACTTCCGTCAAAGAAGTTAATGCTCTTGGCTGGGATAGACTTGATGTAATAATCTTTTCCGGCGATGCTTATGTCGACCATCCCTCATTCGGAGCAGCTGTAATAGGCCGAGTCTTGCAGGCACATGGACTTAAAGTCGCCATTGTGCCGCAGCCCAACTGGCGCGATGATTTGCGTGATTTCCGCAAACTGGGCCGACCGCGCTTGTTCTTTGGAATATCACCTGGTGCCATGGACTCCATGGTCAACCATTATACGGCAGCCAGGCGTCGTCGAAGCGATGATGCATACACCCCTGATGCGCGCCATGGCATGCGTCCTGATTATCCTACAATTGTATATTCCAGGGCATTGCGCTCAATCTATCCGGATGTTCCGATTATTGCCGGAGGTATTGAGGCATCCTTGCGTCGTGTGAGTCACTATGATTATTGGCAGGACTGTCTGCGTCCGTCAATAATGGTTGACGCTGATGTCGACATGATACTCTATGGCATGGGTGAGTTGAGCATCGTGCAGCTTGCCGAACGGCTTGCATCAGGTGAAAGAATATCACAAATCACAGATTTGCCACAAAGTGTCATACTCCGTCCGTTGAGTGAAATGCCCTCTGCCGACTCTGGTAATATCATACTCAATTCGTATGAGGAATGTCTGCGTGACAAACGTCTGCAATCAGCCAACTTTAAACATGTCGAACAGCAGAGCAACCGCATGCATGCATCTGTCATCTGGCAGCCGCATGGCGATAGGGTGGTGCGTATCAATCCAATGCATCCTCCGATGACTACCGCACAGATTGATGCATCGTTTGACCTACCTTATACACGTTTGCCTCACCCGCGCTATAAAGGGAAGACTATTCCCGCATGGGATATGATTAAGCACTCCATCAATATGCATAGAGGGTGCTTCGGGGGGTGTGCGTTCTGCACAATATCAGCTCATCAGGGAAAATTTATTGCGTCGCGAAGCAAGGAATCGATTCTACGGGAGGCCCGTCAGGTGACGCGTATGGCTGACTTCAAGGGATATATTTCTGACCTTGGCGGCCCGTCGGCCAATATGTATCGTATGGGTGGCCGCAATCTTTCGCTCTGTGAGCGGTGTATGCGCCCTTCTTGTCTGCATCCTAAAGTATGCCCCAATCTCAACAATGACCATGGCCCGCTGCTTGACATATATCATGCGGTCGATGAACTCCCTGGTGTAAAGAAATCGTTTATAGGAAGTGGTGTGCGTTACGACTTGTCGATGCATGTGTCCGGTGACGAACGAGTTGACCGAAACAATCGCCGATACAATGAGGAACTAATTCGCGACCACGTATCAGGACGGCTGAAAATCGCGCCAGAACATACTTGCGATGGTGTACTGAGTGTCATGCGTAAGCCTTCGTTCAGTCAATTCTATGAATTCAGAAAGATTTTCGAACGCGTAAACCGCACGTGTGGTTTGCGGCAGCAGCTGATACCCTATTTCATATCCTCTCATCCCGGATGTCGAGAGATAGATATGGCTGAACTGGCCGCCGAGACACGCGACCTTAATATGCATCTCGAACAAGTGCAGGATTTTACGCCAACACCCATGACGGTAGCTACTGAGATATACTACTCAGGTTATCATCCTTACACCGGAGAACGTGTATTCTGTGCTGTATCGCCTGAAGAAAAACTCGCTCAGAGACAATATTTTTTCTGGTACGACCGCGCTTATCGTCAGGGAATCGTTGCGTCTCTTCGCCGTCTCCATCGCCCTGACCTGATACAACGTTTGTTCCCGGGCTATAATTCTCGCTTTGACGTTTCACCAAAGACTAAGGTGGCCCCATCCTCAAAAGGCAGATATCCGGGGAAATCCAACAATGTAGCCTCCGGCCAGAAACATGGCTCAACACGAAAACAAAGATGA
- a CDS encoding ABC transporter ATP-binding protein — translation MIHLKDVHKTYPGAVPLHVLKGINLDIERGELVSIMGASGSGKSTLLNILGILDNYDSGEYVLDKRLIRNLGENAAADLRNHLIGFVFQSFNLISYKDAVENVALPLFYQGVSRRKRNAMAIEQLDRMGLREWAHHLPSELSGGQKQRVAIARALITNPAIILADEPTGALDSKTSVEVMKIFRQLNNEGMTTVIVTHDPGVGAQTNRIIRISDGLIIPDSQIVKSQTDMDNKKTDNVSVQHS, via the coding sequence ATGATACATTTAAAAGACGTACATAAGACCTATCCCGGAGCCGTGCCGCTTCATGTGCTCAAGGGCATTAACCTCGATATTGAGCGAGGCGAACTAGTAAGTATCATGGGTGCTTCCGGCTCTGGAAAATCCACGTTGCTTAATATTCTCGGCATTCTCGACAACTATGATTCTGGAGAGTATGTGCTTGACAAGCGCCTTATCCGTAATCTTGGGGAGAATGCGGCTGCGGATCTACGTAACCATCTTATTGGTTTCGTATTTCAGTCATTCAACCTTATAAGCTATAAGGATGCTGTTGAGAATGTGGCGCTCCCGCTGTTCTACCAGGGTGTGTCGCGTCGTAAGCGTAATGCTATGGCCATAGAGCAGCTTGACCGTATGGGGTTGCGTGAATGGGCTCATCATCTGCCGAGCGAGCTTTCTGGCGGACAGAAACAACGTGTTGCTATTGCCCGGGCTCTTATTACCAACCCGGCCATTATTCTGGCCGATGAACCTACCGGTGCGCTCGACAGTAAGACTTCTGTAGAGGTGATGAAGATATTTCGTCAACTCAACAACGAGGGAATGACAACAGTAATTGTGACCCACGATCCGGGTGTTGGAGCTCAGACCAATCGTATTATACGTATATCCGACGGACTTATCATACCCGATAGTCAGATTGTGAAATCGCAGACTGACATGGATAATAAAAAGACTGATAATGTATCGGTTCAGCACTCTTGA
- a CDS encoding LysE family translocator codes for MVNCMMGSFLYIIIRGLAIGVLISAPMGPIGMLCIQRTLNKGRWPAFFTGVGAALSDIIYCLLTGLCMSFITDFIQTNQLILQILGSVVLGVFAVLLFRQNPARGLSTPSDLPNTYWKDFGSGFLLTFSNPLILFFIIGLFARFNFLLPEFRYYHYIAGYTAIFGGALLWWYSITYFVNKVRTHFNVRSLWLINRIIGGVLLLMGIVGLVMGVKDYILISE; via the coding sequence ATGGTTAATTGCATGATGGGTTCGTTCCTCTACATAATTATACGCGGGCTCGCTATAGGCGTTCTCATATCGGCTCCAATGGGGCCGATAGGGATGTTGTGCATTCAGCGCACTCTTAACAAAGGACGTTGGCCCGCATTCTTTACAGGGGTGGGAGCTGCATTGAGCGATATAATATACTGCTTGCTTACAGGACTATGCATGTCGTTCATTACCGATTTCATACAGACCAACCAACTCATACTTCAGATACTCGGCTCAGTCGTTCTCGGAGTATTTGCCGTGTTGCTGTTTAGGCAGAATCCAGCCCGCGGACTGTCGACACCGTCCGATTTGCCAAATACATATTGGAAAGATTTTGGTAGTGGATTCTTGCTTACATTCTCCAATCCTCTTATTCTGTTCTTTATAATCGGCCTTTTTGCCCGGTTTAACTTCCTTCTGCCTGAGTTTCGCTACTATCATTATATAGCCGGATATACTGCTATATTTGGTGGCGCGCTGCTTTGGTGGTATTCGATAACATATTTCGTAAATAAAGTCCGGACACATTTCAATGTGCGCTCCTTGTGGCTTATCAACCGTATTATCGGTGGAGTGCTTTTGCTCATGGGCATAGTGGGGCTTGTAATGGGTGTTAAGGACTATATCTTGATTTCCGAATGA